Proteins from one Piscinibacter lacus genomic window:
- a CDS encoding AzlD domain-containing protein, whose protein sequence is MSPGAPLLSLGEALLAFGGLTLITVITRGFFFLSERELRLPPAVQRGLRYAPVAALAAVVLPEVLMRQGQWVEAPWLEPQLWAALAAGLWFLLRGGLLGTIVVGMAVMLLLRLGFGLGS, encoded by the coding sequence ATGAGCCCGGGCGCCCCCCTGCTCAGCCTCGGCGAAGCCCTGCTCGCCTTCGGGGGCCTGACGCTGATCACGGTGATCACGCGCGGCTTCTTCTTCCTGTCCGAGCGCGAACTGCGCTTGCCCCCGGCCGTGCAGCGCGGCCTGCGCTATGCGCCGGTGGCTGCGCTGGCCGCAGTGGTGCTGCCCGAGGTGCTGATGCGCCAGGGCCAGTGGGTCGAGGCGCCCTGGCTGGAGCCCCAGCTCTGGGCCGCGCTGGCCGCCGGCCTGTGGTTCCTGCTGCGCGGCGGCCTGCTCGGCACCATCGTCGTCGGCATGGCCGTGATGCTGCTGCTGCGCCTGGGTTTCGGCCTCGGCAGCTAG
- a CDS encoding AzlC family ABC transporter permease yields the protein MVAPQLGIAAWALVTGVAMVKGGLGVPLALLMSLTVFAGSAQLAALPLLAAGAPLGVLWATALCVNLRFVIFSAGWRPIFIGLPLRGRMLAAYLAGDVNYVLCMQQLERRPIRPEDPAALDEARAYFAGTAVTNYLCWQAASISGILLAERIPTHWGLGFAGTLALFGLLMGLVRDWTTGLAAGAAGLAAVAAYALPFRLNIVTAIFAAVALGLLAERLVPRPAKPTLR from the coding sequence ATGGTGGCGCCGCAGCTTGGCATCGCCGCCTGGGCGCTGGTGACCGGCGTGGCCATGGTCAAGGGCGGCCTGGGCGTGCCGCTGGCCTTGCTGATGAGCCTGACCGTCTTCGCCGGCAGCGCGCAGCTTGCGGCCCTGCCGCTGCTGGCCGCCGGTGCGCCGCTGGGCGTGCTGTGGGCCACCGCGCTGTGCGTGAACCTGCGCTTCGTGATCTTCAGCGCCGGCTGGCGGCCGATCTTCATCGGCCTGCCGCTGCGCGGGCGGATGCTTGCGGCCTACCTGGCCGGCGACGTGAACTACGTGCTGTGCATGCAGCAGCTCGAACGCCGGCCGATCCGGCCCGAGGATCCGGCCGCGCTGGATGAAGCGCGCGCCTACTTCGCCGGCACCGCCGTCACCAACTACCTGTGCTGGCAGGCCGCTTCGATCAGCGGCATCCTGCTCGCCGAGCGCATTCCCACCCACTGGGGCCTGGGCTTTGCCGGCACGCTGGCCCTGTTCGGCCTGCTGATGGGCCTGGTGCGCGACTGGACCACCGGCCTGGCCGCCGGGGCCGCGGGCCTAGCGGCGGTCGCGGCCTATGCCCTGCCCTTCCGGCTGAACATCGTCACGGCCATCTTCGCGGCCGTGGCCCTGGGCCTGCTGGCCGAGCGCCTGGTGCCGCGCCCGGCCAAGCCGACCCTGCGCTGA
- a CDS encoding glycine zipper 2TM domain-containing protein, whose protein sequence is MRHSLLLASVLALGLAACSTTSPDVVQRGDAQRLSSVQDATIVSSRPVTVEGSQSGVGAATGAVIGGVAGSSVGGRRESVAVGVLGAVVGAVAGNAAERFGTRENAVELIVQLKNGERRAIVQAQGEETFRPGDRVVLVSSGGTTRVSRSPN, encoded by the coding sequence ATGCGTCACTCCCTCCTGCTCGCCTCCGTGCTGGCCCTCGGCCTGGCCGCCTGCTCGACCACCAGCCCCGACGTCGTCCAGCGCGGCGACGCGCAACGCCTGTCCTCGGTGCAGGACGCCACCATCGTCAGCAGCCGGCCGGTGACGGTCGAGGGCAGCCAGTCGGGCGTCGGCGCGGCCACGGGCGCGGTGATCGGCGGGGTCGCCGGCAGCTCGGTCGGTGGTCGGCGTGAATCGGTCGCTGTCGGCGTGCTGGGCGCGGTCGTCGGCGCGGTGGCGGGCAATGCCGCCGAGCGCTTCGGCACCCGCGAGAACGCCGTCGAGCTGATCGTGCAACTGAAGAACGGCGAGCGCCGGGCCATCGTCCAGGCCCAGGGCGAGGAAACCTTCCGGCCCGGCGACCGCGTGGTGCTGGTCAGCAGCGGCGGCACGACCCGCGTGTCGCGCTCGCCGAACTGA
- a CDS encoding HNH endonuclease — protein MDVLQLDVSGRPQAWINVREAATLYASDAVAWTLGPAVMALRGGIQRSSGRQSRIEVHAIVAVRGAVPSRAWRSTPALSNPKLFLRDRQICAYCGGHFGLDDLTREHIVPTSRGGADSWMNCITACKACNGRKGNRMPEEARMSLLYLPYVPSLHEDMILRGRRILSDQMEFLLASVPRNSRLHG, from the coding sequence ATGGATGTGCTACAGCTCGATGTATCCGGTCGTCCGCAGGCATGGATCAATGTGCGCGAAGCGGCCACGCTCTACGCCAGCGATGCCGTCGCCTGGACGCTGGGGCCGGCGGTGATGGCGCTGCGTGGCGGCATCCAGCGCAGCAGCGGCCGGCAGTCGCGCATCGAGGTGCATGCCATCGTCGCCGTGCGCGGCGCGGTGCCCAGCCGGGCCTGGCGCAGCACGCCGGCCCTCTCCAACCCCAAGCTCTTCCTGCGCGACCGGCAAATCTGCGCCTACTGCGGCGGGCATTTCGGCCTGGACGACCTGACCCGCGAGCACATCGTGCCGACCTCCCGCGGCGGCGCCGACAGCTGGATGAACTGCATCACCGCCTGCAAGGCCTGCAACGGCCGCAAGGGCAACCGGATGCCGGAAGAGGCCCGCATGAGCCTGCTCTACCTGCCCTATGTGCCCAGCCTGCACGAGGACATGATCCTGCGCGGCCGGCGCATCCTGAGCGACCAGATGGAGTTCCTGCTCGCCAGCGTGCCGCGCAACAGTCGGCTGCACGGCTGA
- a CDS encoding TetR/AcrR family transcriptional regulator, whose protein sequence is MSAAHPISPSLAASRPHGPLKGQQTRLVILEAALGLASQIGLEGLSIGALAEVTQMSKSGVFAHFGSREELQISVIREYHRRFAEEIFQPALHEPRGLPRLQALFERWVQRVAIEVDSGCIYISAAVEFDDRPGPVREALVGMVRTWHEALIRAARLAIEEGHLRPDTEPEQLLFELHGLILALHHDARLLRSPGSVERARRGFARLIASHAAA, encoded by the coding sequence ATGTCCGCCGCCCATCCGATCAGCCCCAGCCTGGCCGCCAGCCGTCCCCACGGCCCGCTCAAGGGCCAGCAGACCCGCCTGGTCATCCTGGAGGCAGCCCTGGGCCTGGCCTCGCAGATCGGGCTGGAGGGCCTGTCGATCGGCGCGCTGGCCGAGGTCACGCAGATGAGCAAGTCCGGCGTCTTCGCGCACTTCGGCTCGCGCGAGGAATTGCAGATCTCGGTGATCCGCGAGTACCACCGCCGCTTCGCCGAGGAAATCTTCCAGCCCGCCCTGCACGAGCCGCGCGGCCTGCCGCGCCTGCAAGCCCTGTTCGAACGCTGGGTGCAGCGGGTCGCGATCGAGGTCGATTCGGGTTGCATCTACATCAGCGCCGCCGTCGAGTTCGACGACCGGCCCGGCCCGGTCCGCGAGGCCCTGGTCGGCATGGTCCGCACCTGGCACGAGGCCCTGATCCGCGCCGCGCGCCTGGCCATCGAAGAAGGCCATCTCCGCCCCGACACCGAGCCCGAGCAACTGCTGTTCGAGCTGCACGGCCTGATCCTCGCCCTGCACCACGACGCCCGACTGCTGCGCAGCCCGGGCTCGGTCGAGCGCGCCCGGCGCGGCTTCGCCCGCCTCATCGCTTCGCATGCCGCGGCCTGA
- a CDS encoding acyl-CoA dehydrogenase C-terminal domain-containing protein has translation MPTYTPPLRDMQFVLHEVLNVTEALQAMPAHAELDADTVNAVLEEGGKFAAGVIQPLNASGDAEGCTLDKTTHTVHAPRGFKEAYAQYVAGGWPALSCDPAYGGQGLPVTLNQCLYEMLNSANQAWTMYPGLTHGAYECLHAHGTPEQQAMYLPKLTSGDWTGTMCLTEPHCGTDLGLLRTKAEPLADGSYRITGQKIFISAGDHELAENIIHLVLARLPDAPAGSKGISLFVVPKFLVHADGSLGARNAIICTGLEHKMGIHGNATCQMALDGALGTLVGEPNKGLAAMFVMMNAARLGVGMQSLGLTEVAYQNAVAYAKDRLQMRSLTGAKASDKPADPIIVHPDVRKMLLTARAYAEGGRALAVYTALQLDHELSHPDEDVRRAAADEVALLTPIVKAFLTDNAWLATSHCLQVYGGHGYIREWGMEQFVRDARINMIYEGTNTIQSLDLLGRKVLGDGGKKLKAFGRKVAEFVEDEGVDEAMQEFVNPLADLGDKVTKLSTELGFKGMGNADEVGAAAVDYLRVCGHLVFAYFFARMAKVALAKQADPATANDPFYTAKLATARFYFAKLLPETASLIRSARAGSASLMALDEALF, from the coding sequence ATGCCGACCTACACCCCCCCGCTGCGCGACATGCAGTTCGTCCTGCACGAGGTGCTGAACGTCACCGAAGCGCTCCAGGCCATGCCGGCCCATGCCGAGCTGGATGCCGACACCGTCAATGCCGTGCTGGAGGAAGGCGGCAAGTTCGCCGCCGGCGTGATCCAGCCGCTCAATGCCTCGGGCGACGCCGAGGGCTGCACCCTCGACAAGACCACCCACACCGTGCATGCGCCGCGGGGCTTCAAGGAGGCCTATGCGCAGTACGTGGCCGGCGGCTGGCCGGCGCTGAGCTGCGACCCGGCCTACGGCGGCCAGGGCCTGCCGGTGACGCTGAACCAGTGCCTCTACGAGATGCTCAACAGCGCCAACCAGGCCTGGACCATGTACCCCGGCCTGACCCACGGCGCCTACGAATGCCTGCATGCCCACGGCACGCCGGAGCAGCAGGCCATGTACCTGCCCAAGCTCACCAGCGGCGACTGGACCGGCACCATGTGCCTGACCGAGCCGCACTGCGGCACCGACCTCGGCCTGCTGCGAACCAAGGCCGAGCCGCTGGCCGACGGCAGCTACCGCATCACCGGTCAGAAGATCTTCATCAGCGCCGGCGACCATGAGCTGGCCGAGAACATCATCCACCTGGTGCTGGCCCGCCTGCCCGATGCACCGGCCGGCAGCAAGGGCATCAGCCTCTTCGTCGTGCCCAAGTTCCTGGTGCATGCGGATGGCTCGCTCGGCGCCCGCAACGCCATCATCTGCACCGGCCTCGAACACAAGATGGGCATCCACGGCAACGCCACCTGCCAGATGGCGCTCGACGGCGCGCTCGGCACCCTGGTCGGCGAGCCGAACAAGGGCCTGGCTGCGATGTTCGTGATGATGAATGCCGCCCGCCTGGGCGTGGGCATGCAGTCCCTGGGCCTGACCGAGGTCGCTTACCAGAACGCCGTGGCCTATGCCAAGGACCGCCTGCAGATGCGCAGCCTGACGGGCGCCAAGGCCAGCGACAAGCCGGCCGATCCCATCATCGTCCACCCCGACGTGCGCAAGATGCTGCTCACGGCCCGCGCCTATGCCGAGGGCGGCCGCGCGCTGGCCGTCTACACCGCGCTTCAGCTCGACCATGAGCTGAGCCATCCCGACGAGGACGTGCGCCGCGCTGCCGCCGACGAAGTGGCCCTGCTCACCCCCATCGTCAAGGCCTTCCTGACCGACAACGCCTGGCTGGCCACCAGCCACTGCCTGCAGGTCTACGGCGGCCACGGCTACATCCGCGAGTGGGGCATGGAGCAGTTCGTGCGCGATGCCCGCATCAACATGATCTACGAGGGCACCAACACCATCCAGAGCCTGGACCTGCTGGGCCGCAAGGTGCTGGGCGACGGCGGCAAGAAGCTCAAGGCCTTCGGCCGCAAGGTGGCCGAGTTCGTCGAGGACGAGGGCGTCGACGAGGCCATGCAGGAGTTCGTGAACCCCCTGGCCGACCTGGGCGACAAGGTCACCAAGCTCAGCACCGAGCTGGGCTTCAAGGGCATGGGCAATGCGGACGAGGTCGGCGCCGCGGCGGTCGATTACCTGCGCGTCTGCGGCCACCTGGTCTTTGCCTACTTCTTTGCCCGCATGGCCAAGGTCGCGCTCGCCAAGCAGGCCGACCCCGCCACCGCCAACGACCCCTTCTACACCGCCAAGCTGGCCACCGCCCGCTTCTACTTCGCCAAGCTGCTGCCCGAGACGGCCAGCCTGATCCGCAGTGCCCGTGCCGGCAGCGCCTCGCTGATGGCGCTGGACGAAGCCCTGTTCTGA
- a CDS encoding DUF2147 domain-containing protein — MIRPLMASLALLAFSGLAAAQSTPVGLWKSIDDKTGKERSLVRLAETGGLLVGRIEKRLDPTAKPDAVCGKCSDDRKDKPMDGLEIIRGVQAAGDGKVWTGGQILDPEEGKTYQVKLTPVEGGSKLEVRGFIGFSLLGRTQTWLRVE; from the coding sequence ATGATCCGCCCCCTGATGGCCAGCCTCGCGCTGCTTGCGTTCAGCGGCCTGGCCGCCGCCCAGTCCACGCCCGTCGGCCTGTGGAAGTCGATCGACGACAAGACCGGCAAGGAACGCTCGCTGGTGCGCCTTGCCGAGACCGGCGGCCTGCTCGTCGGCCGCATCGAGAAGCGTCTGGACCCGACGGCCAAGCCCGATGCCGTCTGCGGCAAGTGCAGCGACGACCGCAAGGACAAGCCCATGGACGGCCTGGAGATCATCCGTGGCGTGCAGGCCGCCGGCGACGGCAAGGTCTGGACCGGCGGCCAGATCCTCGACCCCGAGGAGGGCAAGACCTACCAGGTCAAGCTGACCCCGGTCGAGGGCGGCAGCAAGCTGGAGGTGCGCGGCTTCATCGGCTTCTCCCTGCTCGGCCGCACGCAGACCTGGCTGCGCGTCGAGTGA
- a CDS encoding 3-hydroxyacyl-CoA dehydrogenase/enoyl-CoA hydratase family protein, which produces MSRFPIRQVAVLGAGVMGAQIAAHLVNVRVPVVLFDLPAKEGPKSGIALGAIEKLKKLKPAPLGLAAEAGRIRAANYEDDLALLGQCDLVIEAIAERMDWKRDLYARIADHVAPHAILASNTSGLSIGALAQALPEALRPRFCGVHFFNPPRYMALLELIPTAGTQPEVLDTLESFATTFLGKSVLRAKDTPNFIANRVGVAGMLATIKEAETYGLSYDVVDDLTGKKLGRASSGTFRTADVVGLDTMAHVIKTLQDQLPDDPFAPSYATPPVVAGLIAQGALGQKSGAGFYRKEGKAILRLDPATASYVPAGGKADELVARILKKAPAERLKLLRESKNPQAQFLWALLRDGFHYAAVHLATIAETARDVDFALRWGFGHQQGPFELWQQAGWTQVAQWVQADIEAGKALSSAPLPSWVTDGPVAERGGVHQAEGSWSPSAGAFVPPRSLPVYARQAFPETVAGSGATPALKAGTEVFKTEELRVWTLDGEVLIASITAKLHLISPEVVAGLMRAVDVAERDFQGLVIWSPDEMFSAGANLEALMPVFMKHGSKGIAPEEKKLQDLMLRVRYAQVPVVAAIRGIALGGGCELLVHCARRVAAMESYIGLVEVGVGLLPGAGGLTYIARRAAERALAVHGSVGPGTDLLPFLKTGFEAAAMAKVGTSALESRELGYLLDSDVIVPHKDELLFVASQQVRALASAGYRPPVAQPFPAAGRSVLATIRGQLANLRDGGMISAHDQHIATLIAEVLCGGDVDPGSLITEDYLMSLERQRFCALLDQPKTQERIMGMLSTGKPVRN; this is translated from the coding sequence ATGTCCCGATTCCCCATCCGCCAGGTCGCCGTGCTGGGCGCCGGCGTGATGGGCGCGCAGATCGCCGCCCATCTGGTCAACGTCCGCGTGCCGGTCGTCCTGTTCGACCTGCCGGCCAAGGAGGGCCCCAAGTCGGGCATCGCCCTGGGCGCCATCGAGAAGCTCAAGAAGCTCAAGCCCGCGCCGTTGGGCCTGGCGGCCGAGGCAGGCCGCATCCGCGCGGCCAACTACGAGGACGACCTCGCCCTGCTCGGCCAGTGCGACCTGGTGATCGAGGCCATCGCCGAGCGCATGGACTGGAAGCGGGACCTTTATGCCCGCATCGCCGACCATGTCGCGCCGCATGCCATCCTGGCCAGCAACACCTCGGGCCTGTCCATCGGTGCCCTGGCCCAGGCCCTGCCCGAGGCCCTGCGCCCGCGCTTCTGCGGCGTGCATTTCTTCAACCCGCCGCGCTACATGGCGCTGCTGGAGCTGATCCCCACCGCCGGCACCCAGCCCGAGGTGCTGGACACGCTGGAGAGCTTCGCCACCACCTTCCTCGGCAAGAGCGTCCTGCGGGCCAAGGACACGCCCAACTTCATCGCCAACCGCGTCGGCGTGGCCGGCATGCTGGCCACGATCAAGGAGGCCGAGACCTACGGCCTGAGCTATGACGTGGTCGACGACCTGACCGGCAAGAAGCTGGGCCGCGCCAGCAGCGGCACCTTCCGCACCGCTGACGTGGTGGGCCTGGACACGATGGCCCATGTCATCAAGACCCTGCAGGACCAGTTGCCCGACGATCCCTTCGCGCCCAGTTATGCGACGCCGCCGGTGGTCGCCGGCCTGATCGCCCAGGGCGCCCTGGGCCAGAAGAGCGGCGCCGGCTTCTACAGGAAGGAAGGCAAGGCCATCCTGCGTCTGGACCCGGCCACGGCCAGCTATGTGCCGGCCGGCGGCAAGGCCGACGAGCTGGTCGCCCGCATCCTCAAGAAGGCGCCGGCCGAGCGCCTGAAGCTGCTGCGCGAAAGCAAGAACCCGCAGGCCCAGTTCCTGTGGGCGCTGCTGCGCGATGGCTTCCATTACGCGGCCGTGCACCTGGCCACCATCGCCGAGACCGCGCGCGATGTGGACTTCGCCCTGCGCTGGGGCTTCGGCCACCAGCAGGGCCCCTTCGAGCTCTGGCAGCAGGCCGGCTGGACGCAGGTCGCGCAATGGGTGCAGGCCGACATCGAGGCCGGCAAGGCCCTGTCCAGCGCCCCGCTGCCCTCCTGGGTGACGGACGGCCCGGTGGCCGAGCGTGGCGGCGTGCACCAGGCCGAGGGCTCGTGGAGCCCCAGCGCCGGCGCCTTCGTGCCGCCGCGCAGCCTGCCGGTCTATGCCCGCCAGGCCTTCCCCGAGACGGTCGCCGGCAGCGGCGCCACGCCGGCGCTCAAGGCCGGCACGGAGGTCTTCAAGACCGAGGAGCTGCGCGTCTGGACGCTGGACGGCGAGGTGCTGATCGCCAGCATCACCGCCAAGCTGCACCTGATCAGCCCCGAGGTGGTGGCCGGCCTGATGCGGGCCGTGGACGTGGCCGAGCGCGATTTCCAGGGCCTGGTGATCTGGTCGCCCGACGAGATGTTCTCGGCCGGCGCCAACCTCGAAGCCCTGATGCCCGTCTTCATGAAGCACGGCAGCAAGGGCATCGCCCCGGAAGAGAAGAAGCTGCAAGACCTGATGCTGCGCGTGCGCTATGCCCAGGTGCCGGTGGTGGCCGCCATCCGCGGCATCGCCCTGGGCGGCGGTTGCGAGCTGCTGGTGCACTGCGCCCGGCGCGTGGCGGCGATGGAGAGCTACATCGGCCTGGTCGAGGTCGGCGTGGGCCTGCTGCCCGGCGCGGGCGGACTCACCTACATCGCCCGCCGCGCGGCCGAGCGGGCGCTGGCCGTGCATGGCAGCGTCGGCCCCGGCACCGACCTGCTGCCCTTCCTGAAGACCGGCTTCGAGGCGGCGGCCATGGCCAAGGTCGGCACCAGCGCGCTGGAAAGCCGCGAGCTGGGCTACTTGCTCGACAGCGACGTGATCGTGCCGCACAAGGACGAGCTGCTCTTCGTGGCCAGCCAGCAGGTGCGCGCCCTGGCCTCGGCCGGCTACCGCCCGCCGGTGGCCCAGCCCTTCCCGGCGGCCGGCCGCAGTGTGCTGGCCACGATTCGCGGCCAGCTTGCCAACCTGCGCGACGGCGGGATGATCAGCGCCCACGACCAGCACATCGCCACCCTGATCGCCGAGGTGCTGTGCGGCGGCGACGTGGACCCGGGCAGCCTGATCACCGAGGACTACCTGATGAGCCTGGAACGCCAGCGCTTCTGCGCCCTGCTCGACCAGCCCAAGACCCAGGAACGGATCATGGGGATGCTGAGCACCGGCAAGCCCGTCCGGAATTGA